The Gadus macrocephalus chromosome 1, ASM3116895v1 DNA window TTGTACATCAGGTTGCCGCTGACCACCACGTACAGGATGCACGTCATGACCAGCTCGATGATCTGCGCCACGTTGACCACGTGGCCGCCCAGCGCGGGGAAGCGGGGCGCGCAGCACGCGTTGGCGATGTCCACGTAGGAGTCCCGCACGCGCACCAGGATGCCGTCCTCGTTCTCCTCGTAGAGGCACGCGATCAGGATCTTGCCCGTGTAGCAGCAAACCACGGCTGcgaagatgatgaggaagaggcCGAGGTAGCCGCCGTGGAGGATGGCGTAGGGCAAGCCGAGGACGAACATGCCCTGCGGACACAGAGGCGCAGCGGAGCGCGGGGATTAGAGAGGCCTTCATCTCGGGCTGCGcgcgcacgtgcacgtgcacgatgACTCATATAGAcctacttattttttctttccttattattattttttttttttcgtaaataggcatatcaataaaaatatatatattattaaagaAGGTTGTtcaaaattaaataattctgaTAAAACCCGCCGGNNNNNNNNNNNNNNNNNNNNNNNNNNNNNNNNNNNNNNNNNNNNNNNNNNNNNNNNNNNNNNNNNNNNNNNNNNNNNNNNNNNNNNNNNNNNNNNNNNNNAATGAAGAACTGAAGGACAACGACGTGCTTTTCATCTTCTTAATTTTTAAAGAAGGCCTGGGAACCGCAGACAACAGACACAATGTCTTCATGAAGCGTGGTGGTGTTGATCTGTGCAGGCTGTCACCGCTCTTACTTATtatatcaaaataataattttttacCTGAAGAACACAATTATTTCTTAAACAttacaaaacaaatacatacaataatcatataaaataagaAACAACAGCATTAATATAAACTGAAATACAAGATTGCTATTTATATCGGCCTATTACACTTTCGAGCATAGGCCTACCTGGAAACAAGACAACAGACAAAATGTCTTCATAAAGCGTGGTGGTGCTGATCTTTACAGGCTCTGCATGTATGAAAACAAATGCATTTACCTTCCAATGCAGTAACATTACTGTGATAGCATAACGAACTTTTAAGCTAGTTAGCATGCACATGGtctaatgaaaataataataataaacgttTCATTAGTTAATTTAAATTATTCCAAAATCATCACAATGCATGctaaaacaaataatacataCACTGCATTAAAATACACCACCTAAATTATCTATTTCTCcttaaacaaaatacaatactGGGAGAACTGTTATGCACATACCTCTGTCTCACGGCAAGACCGCTCTAAAGAGGTACGGCAACACGCAACAGACAAAACAAACCAGACCTGTAGCACACCACAACTCCACAAGAGGCTCAATTAGAAATAATACAACTCTGGCAAAACTCGCGCATAATCAAAACTATTTCTAACTCCATTACACCGGTCCATCATGACACCACCTGGCGGCCGCAGCCGGAACTGTGCGTCAGTTTTTTAGAAGTAAAGGGctttttatggttccacgtttcCGCAACACATTGACCACGCAGACTCGCCGAGGCAGTCATGAacgtttatggttctgcgtcgagttttagtaagcggaccaatcgcagcccttgctgctgcgtcgccgcACGGCAGGTTAAGATTTTTGGGaagcgcacgtccggcccttgcggtggacgcaaggagggtccgcaaggacgtaagtggtccgtaacccccttgcgttgcgggaaTGTGGAACCATAAAAAGTCCTTTTAGTTAGTCTTTAGTCCTTTAGTTGAACGGGTTCTACAGCTCCATGCTAGCCCAGCAGGGTAGCCCAAACCCCCAAAGCCAGATCCAGAGCGTACGGCACACGGTCACCCCCGCGCCCGCTGTTGCACGGACACCGCTGGGGATAGGGGGATGAATTATGGACGGCTGTGAGCGGTTATGTGGGGATTTTATGAATGGATAAATTCATCATTTCgtcattgtttacagagacatGCATCAAACCAGTTTCACAGTATCCTAACTTTTTTGTAATCTATAATCAATTGAACTGAATTGAAAGGAAGGGGGAGAATAACGCTATTAGGTTTAGGATATTATTACGTTGCGAATAATGTTTAGTGTGATGATATTTAGATTTGATTATCCCTCCCGTGGTTTCTAATTACAGAGGACAAATACAACCTCGAGGCCTGCCCTATTTCTGTGGCCCGATTTTCCAAATTGTCTATTGACTAGTTACATGAACTAATATTGGTTCCCAGCACTATTCCACGAACCACGTTTGAATCAGGTtttgtatatactgtatgtattgaCCACCAGTGTGCTTGTCTGGTCAAACTAAACTACCGGTCGCTCCTGAGCAAGAGATCTCCATCGCAACTGAGACTATGAGTTTAAAggatcaataaataaaaagatccaAAGTACTGAGGgccattacatttacattttacatttacatttagggcatttagcagacgcttttatccaaagcgacttacaataagtacatttgtcataagaagtgcaagtacaacaatcgctaggctaactaattccctgtgttacacacattgtacacaatacaatacaatgttgctatacagttaagtactataatacaatacaatgtacaatggtggccagaagggggagggtggctatgcagagtcgaggtggaccctgaacaggtgagtcttgagcctTTACTTTGACTTGTGATCTGCTGTACAACAGAGAGtgttgttgtcattgttgttgtggtgACTCTCTGTCTCCGGCTTCCTCCAGAACTAGACGAGCTGTCTGAGCGCTCAGTCCCCTATCAGGTCCTCAACTCCCCAGGGCTCCACCAGCCTCACCCTTCTCCATcggcctctccctctccctggtcATCCTGGTGACCCCTACAGGCGGGCGTGTCTGAAGGTATAGGCGCTTACCTCTTTACGGTTCTAAAGGGCTGACtctggtcccacgttcacgcaacgcaacgaccacgcagacgctccgacgcagtcgtgaacctttatggctctgcgtcgggttttagtgagcgggccaatcacagccctcgctgtgatcgcgtcgcctcgacggaaggttaacaTTGTTGGGGAgacgcacgtccggcccttgcggtggacgtaAGGAGGGTCCGCGAGGACGTAACGGGggccgtaacccccttgcgttgcgtgaacgtgggaccataaagagcccttaAGTCGCGTGCTTCCTCCCCTCACTGTTCCCCCAGACTCTTCCTCTGATGCCCCTGATCAACCAACGCGGTTCCAGGACTGGTTCGGAGCCAGTGCCAATCTCCAACCGGTTCTTTGCTGGGTTAGCGTCATTTACCGCGTTAATCTTAGCGTTTATTTGAACATCCTGACGCGTTGCTAGGGCAACGGGGTCGCATCCCTAAAGTCGAGACTCCAGCTGGTTCTGAGGGCGTCGGCGTGCAGAACCAGCCCTGAGCCAGCCCGGCGCCGGCATCGGGTTTGCGTTGGTGGAAAGGGAGGTACCAGATGaccctctggttctccctcgGGCTTTGGCCCCTGGTTGCCGACCGCCGTCAGTGTGTACGCATACGGGGCAAcacccagggcccccccccccccgccacaggGCCCGTATGAGGGCTGTTCTTCACAGTCGACCTGGTCCTTCTGATGACCGGCTTCCTCTTCGGTCCCGGGAAAAACCTGGAGACCCCCGTCaaagagccggggggggggggggggggtttgaagcAGACGCTGTTTgaacaggcacatacacacgcacacacacacacacacacacacacacgcgtgcacacacacacaaacacagacgggtgcagcatgtgtgtgcacacatgcaggTACCCCAAACATAAACACTAACTTAATTGCTTTTTAAGACCTGAAGGTGCGAATCTACGGATTTAAATGTTGGACAAAGGCACTGATTTGTTGGTgctgtgaataaaaaaaaataaaggagtTCTTGAGAACTTTTCATTTTAGTTTTGCACTCTAGTTGACCTTGTTTTAAAAATTGCTTGTTTCTTCACGTGCAGTTCAAAAATGTTTGTTCTGTTTACATTAACCATGGCTGAATACATCACTGTTTTCATTCACTtagatataaacacacacacacacacacacacacacacacacacacacacacacacacacacacacacacacacacacacacacacacacacacacacacacacacacacacacacccatgtttGACTTTGACTCGGTTTCTAACACAAGCGTAAGTCATGTCGTATCAACCATGGTACGATACAACCTTAATACCACATAGTATCTTGACATCTTACATCTTAACCTTAGACATATGGTCCAGAATTCTCTTTCCCACTTGCTCTTTAAATGCaaatttttaaatgtttttcccCTGTTGGTCTTAAGGTTGTTCCGCCTTCTGTTTCGTGTTCCATGACAGGTCATTACAACACGTACGCAACTTTTTTGTTTCCATTAACAACCCATTAAAACGAAACATGTGCATGTTTTGAAAACAAGTTTATTGACCAGTTCTCtctctatatacacacacacaaacacacacaaacacagacgcatacGGAAACAGCGCACACAGACGTCTGCCTCAGCAGCGCCCAGTCCTCCGGGACCCCGGTGCTGCTGGCGGTGACCTCGCTCCGTCCTCCTCTGTTTACAGCCAACACGGCCTCGGCACGAACACCCAGAGCAACACGACCAGGCCGTCCGCGCATTAACGTCGCATCACAACCGTCTTAAGTTGTTGAGCCCACAAACACCGCCCGCCCGCCGATCACATCGTGTTTCCTCTGCTCGTATATAATCCTACTGTTTGTGGTGTTTCTATCACTGGAATGCCGTCGGGTTTGTTGTGAGTGAGAAACACTTTCATTCACAAGGTAGAACCATGGTTGGAACCATTTCTCTTATAATGGCCTGAAAACCGAAGTAGCACCAGAGAGGTGCACAATGGTTTCCAGTCATTCCAGTCATGCTGAAGTGACTGGTGTCCACGGGTTTCCTGGTTGTCACCAGAATGTAAAAGTATCTCAGATGACACTGCAACATAGGCCTTTGGTGATGACATTGGCATTAGTTCATATAAAATAACGAAACAAGTTGGCTCAGGTTCATTCTACGAAGGGTTTCAGTTTTAAGGTCCATTGTCGGCTAAGCCAAACACATTCAATCCACCGTATTACCATGTTACACAAGGCTAACATTTTCAGGAACAATTCCAAGGTGGAAAGGCGCTTAGTTCTCGTCACATTACACACATTACACTTAGAATATTTACAACAGCACAGTTTTCTGCACAGATTGTGTAGTGAAAAAGTATGCCAAAGTCATTGTTAACTATTTTAGAGATTACAACTAGCAAGGAATCCAATCCATGATTTTTAAATGAATTTGTCGAGTGAGTAGAATAACTAGTAGTATTTTCactggtaacactttataacaACTTTCAGTGGTATGCCATTTATAGGCCTTTAGTTAATGATGAAGATATCATAAACAAAACATGAATATACATTTGTAGATGATTAAGAAGTGCTGTCATCAACCGGCCTATCAAGTAGACAGACTGTTAGTGGCTGATATATCCCATCAGACATCTgggcggacacgcccacttatgATGTCACTAGAGGGTGGATTTTAAGACTACTATGACTTGTAATGACCATCAACATCAAACCTGGGGGaaaaataggggccctttaacgTAGCACTCATTAATCTTCTACAAATGTATATGAATGTTTTGTGAACGATAAGCTAATCATTATCTAAAGGCTTGCATATCTATGTTTTGTTGATGATTTGTTTTATAAATGGCTTACCACTGAACCTTATTACAAACTGTGACCCAATTACCTTCAAACGATTTTTTGTGGTAGACTTGTTTGTACAAAAGCATTATCATATTTGTAATATACACTAATAACAAATCTAGTTAAGATGCGAGGAGATTCCCAGGATGCTTTGCTTTTACCCAGATCCATGCCAGACTTAACCCCCAACAGAACATCCTTTAATCCTAATCTCTGCGTGTTTTACTCTTTAATGGTTCGTCCCACCTCCACACAATCACAAATTCAGTTTGAACGGCTACACCCTCATTACAATTataacattcacacattcatcgACGCCCTGACTAAATGCGCGGTCATGTGACGTCTTCAGCGCTACAGGAAGTGCCGGCTACAGGAAGTGACTGCTACCTCACAGGAAGCTGTCCTCGTTGGAGACGAAGGAGAAGCCGTTGAAGGCGTTGTTGGAGCTGGTGCTGGCGTTGAAATCGGGGGTCCGGCTCACAGAGCTAGGGACCATCTCGCGGGTGAACTCTGGGTCGATGTGCTGGGTGTCCGCCGGGCCTTTCTGGAAGGTTCCAggatgaacaacacaacagttACACAGACAGTTTTCCTTCTGTCCGATTGGATAAGATTAGAAACGTGTTTGTTGCAGCAGCCCAGCAGCATTGGAAAAACAGGATGAAAGACAATACTATAAAAAAGtattaattaaaacaaaaattGTCGCTAAGGTAAATGCTAAAGTAAGGACAAAACGAGACGAAcaaaaccaacaacaacaaacagggcAAAACAGTGTATAAACAGTATAAATGATAAAGTCTAAAgtctaaattattattatacatattatatatatattattcttattatttctCACATATGTTGATATATTTTACGCCGGGCACTTTGGGTACCAAGTGGCTGATATTAATACAAGTGAGTAAGGATAAAAAactggttaaaatgtcctctaTTTACGAGGACAGACTACATACGCAGTTCCAATCGGACCGAAACCAACCAGTCCTATTGGAGAGACCTGAACCTGAGGCTTCAACTTCAGCTGCATCCAGACTGGGTGATAAAATCGACGGATGAAATGTgtcctgagaggaggaggagcccacTCACCACGTTGGGGTTGTACGGGGGGGTGATCCTCTTGTGGTAAAGGTCATCCCAGTTGATCGGCGCGAAGAAGACGTGATTCTTTATCTCCAACTGCACCAAGACGAAAGAGatcaaaatatacaaatattaacgCCCCGATGAAGAGCATAATCTTTGTACATTTGTAGCGCCGAATTTAAGGATTCCTAATGAGAATATGCTGACCTTAAGGTAAAACCTATAATAATTAAAAGGCAAAGAATAATGAAGTGAAACTCATCCAATGTACCTCTGTGACTAACATTCTAGCTCCATGGACTAAGAACAAACATTATGCTGGGTGACAGGGTTAAAGCTGCACTATCTAAATTGTTTCAGAGTCCAGCAGCATCAAACTTAAAGCAGCACTACAGGAGTGCCTCTTAAAGCTGCAGTGCTCTAGAAAGAGGGCCCGCCGTGGAACAAGCCACGCCCCTTCCGGCGACCGGGGACACGCCCACCACTCACAAAGTCAGCGATGGCGCCCAGGCGGCGGTTCTGATCCTTCTGCAGCAGGCCGACGAGCAGCGCGCACACCGCTTCTGACTTCCCCGGgcgaagggggaggggcttgtgCAGGATCCCGTCGTACATCTCCGATATGTCGCGGCTGTAGAACGGAGGCTGAGGGGAGGATGAAGGGGGGGGCGGGACTATGTTAGATCTGTTTTTAATTTCCATACGATTTATATTTTTGAAGGATTTATCCTTTTTATGGTAGAATGtaaatttaaatatatattcttGGGTGTTCTGGCAGTTAATTTGCATATAGTTCTGGGTTGGTGTCTACTGATTTCATACACCACCAGTCATATTTCTGCATTCACCACTTTAATTCTGTGAAAATACACAATTCACCCGCCCTAGGTAAGTGCAGTATTTGCACAGTAGAGGCACCGCGCAACAAAATTGTTAATGTTGATGTTAATGGCACTAGCCTATCAGTACACAGGAGGGTCAGCCAGCTCACCGATACACCGCAGAGTATTCAGGATCTTGCCACAGTGTTGACTTTGTAACATTTTAGTAACTGGTAGCATTAGGCTTTTGCTTATTTGATTTTGCTTGGCATGGCAGTGAGAAAAGGGTGCCATTTTGTGGCGAGCGAGCCAGGAGACAggaaggtagagggagagaggggggaagacatTCAGCAAAGCACCACGGggggcaggaatcaaacccgggtcaCCGCGGTAAGAACTGGGCCTTAAAGGGTATGCTCTATGTGTGTCTTTACGTTTCCGATTCATGACACGCTCTCACGTCACCCCACCCCACGGACAAAGGGGGGACCCACCAGGCTGTAGATCATCTCGTAGAGCACGGCTCCCAGGCACCACCAGTCCACCGTGCGGTCGTACGGCTGTTTGCGCAGCACCTCCGGGGCCAGGTACTGCTGGGCCGTAGGGGCCACGGGGAGACAGGGAACGACGTCAACACGAGATCACTACGGGGCCCGGGGACGACAACCAGGGCCATGAAGACCACAAACCTCAAAGAggagattaataataataataatattagatCGGTTTTTTTACAGCGCATTTCTtagtactcaaagacgctttacaaaaaggaatacagacactcaaacaaaagtcaaataaacaacagtacaacacaacaatagacgacacattaagagagagagggggtggaggatagCGGAGGGTGATTTGTCAGATGTTGTGGGCTGTCCTGAAATATGGGATTTAAGTTGACTTGTGAATGAAAGGAGCGTGTCAGAGTTTGggatggccagagggagggagttccagagggagATAATCAGTGTGCAACCTGTTCATGGGTCGGGTGTATTTAGTTTGAGATATTCTAAAGTTACATTGGCTTCAGGAACAGCTCATTAACAAGCAGGTAGGGGTATTGATTATCATGGATAATGTGCTCTACAACCCCTTTAACCAGTACAGTCTAGTCTTGAGTTATTGATTATCATGGATAATGTGTGATAATGTGTTCACCTCAGGCGTCCCGCAGAAGGTGGACGTGGTGCTCTCTGCCTCGATGCCCTCTTTACAAAGCCCGAAGTCTGTCAGCACCACATGACCCtggagagacgcacacacacacacacacacacacacagacatacacacacacagacacacacacacacacacacagaaacacacacacacacacatagacagaaacacgcacacacacacacgcataaacaaacatacacatgcacatgccgacatacacacacacaaacacacacacacgcacgcacaaaacgAGACATATTTAAAGGGGTGATCAGTCATATGTaagcacacctgcacacacaaaacTCACTGTGAGTGaatgttatttattaatttattttacaattgacTTAACAAATCCCCAGTGACATATTAACATTACACAACATAACATTGCATGAAATAAGGCATCAGTGCCAGGTTCACAAAGTTCTGCGTCACAGCAGGGGATGCGGTTAATGGATTACAACGATCAAGCACCGGTTAGATATTAGGTCTATACTTTCCCCGATGCAGAGGTTACACTATGGACTGTTGGAAGGTGATTAGTTGCTTTGGCTAACATTTAGTTTTCTGTTGCGTAGATCTGGCTTACCTGGGCATCTAAAAGAATGTTTTCAGGCTTCAGATCTCTGCAGGAGACAAAGCATTATCACGTTCAGAACTGatgaaataattaataatattattcttattatttttaaaattaaaaaatgctGCCCTGCCAAGTGCCcggtatgtgtgtggatgtgtgtgtgtgcttgtgtgtgtgtgtgtgtgtgtgtgtgtgtgtgtgtgtgtgtgtgtgtgtgtgtgtgtgtgtgtgtgtgtgtgtgtgtgtgtgtgtgtgtgtgtgtgtgtgtgtgtgtggtcccgaCCTGTAAACAATGTTGAGGGAGTGCAGGTAGCCGATGGCGCTGGCCACCTCGGCGGCGTAGAACCGGGCCCTGGGCTCAGAGAAACACCTCTCCCTCTGGAGGTGGAAGAacaactagagagagagagagagagagagagagagagagagagagagagagagagagatggagagagagagagagagagagagaaagagagagagagagagggggagagagagaggagggggttacGACGTGCACCAGACTTTTGGGGCGCAGCGCGGCCAGGTGGGGAATCCAAATCAAAGACATAATACGTCTTTGGAATCAAATTAAACAACGGAGAGGGAAGCAATGCCCCAGATCATCCAATCCTAAGAATGGACTAAAGCATTCAaactgagatggggagagtcTGGATGTGAGCATGCTCTCCGGGCCGGGGGGGGTCCGGTCGTGGGGGACCACTGGTCCCCCCCGTGGTGCTGGGGTTGGTTTGATGTCAATAAAGGATCAGTGGTCGGGTGCGTGCGGAGGGATTACAGCGGACCAGAGGTTTGAGCTGCTAAGCACTTGGCGAAGCTGAACGCCAATTAGGCTTTTTGAGGTTTCAATTGCATTCCATTATTGGACAAACATGTCTCCCAAATGTTTAAACGTCTCTCAATTAACTTTGTGTGATAGTGCCGAAGTTCTTTAAAGGCAACTAAGCACATTAAGACAATATGGACCCAATTAGCACATAATCTTACTTAGCAGGGAAAATGCGGGACAAGAACAAATATTCAAACAATCTTTACGGACATAGTGAATATATTAGTATAGACGATGTAGCTGAAGTATTTGTGTGCGAGCAGCACAGCTATGTGATTAGATATCATGTTGGGATAATCAGTGTGACTTCTATTACAAATATGTTTTCAATTCAATTATCAGGGACCAATATTAGCTTATGTTCTGTGGGATCTTACTCAACTGACGCTAAAAATATCAGTTCAACCTCATTTTACCAGAGGAGATacaaaacaacaaccaacaccCATAAAGCCCATTTCAAAACTTAGATAAGATAAGACGAGCAAAGCTACGGTAAGACTTCCTCATAACAACTATGACAACATCAACAGCgttccatctcctcctcagcAATACCAATTCCCAATCCACCGGGATCCTACACTATCGTATGTGTGTGGACGCAGTGGACGCCACACCTTCAGCCGTAACGCACTGTCCATTAAAGGTAGTGCATTATGGAACACACTACCCCCAACTATAAGGGAAAGTCCCACTCTGGCCACCTTCAAGAACCAAGTAAAGGTCTGGCTTAGAGCCAACCAAACGTGCAACCACCTCTAACTGCATGCAGTACCGTATTTGCCCAGTAGAGCATACTGATGAATCATGTCTCTGTTTTAACACACGTTAATGAATTGTCctgttttactttttttctgtttctccCCGTTTTATATAGCAAATGTTACTATTGTATATCGTTCGTCATTAGTACTGTAACATCAACCTGCCTTATGGACTACAGATGGAAATTAGCCCCTGGGCCACAATCTGGCACATTTATGTGTACTGCTGTACTTGTTTTTTAATGTGCATTgtcctgaaataaataaatataatctgTAATCAGCTCTATGTGTTAAACCGGGGTCACTCATACTGCTACAACACATCATTCACCTGTGCCCTGTTGCTATGACGATCGTACGCAGGGTGCAAACGTAACACCTTCCACCAGCCAATGGGAGAAAGAGCTGACCGTTCGGCAGGTGAAATAAATCAGAGGGACATTTGACTGTTAAACAATCCCTTGGCTTGGTGGGGGAAACCCCTTCCTTGTACAGCTGAACGGTTGACCCTGAGTGTGGGCGTTGAGATGGACACCACCAGGCAAAAGAACACCTGGGAGGCCAAGAACCACCTGGCACAGAACTGTGACCCAAGAGCTGAAACAGATGAACCTGTCATGGGGAGAGGCCCAACATGCTGCCAGGGAGCGACATTACGAATCCTACTACGGCCACGCCAATATCCCGAAAAAGACACGCCCGCGTCTATTTCTGATTGGTCCGTCACAGACGTCACCCCTTTCTTTGATTCTACTGTCTATGGATTAGACTACCGCGCTTTTACTGACTTAATATTAGCTGCtatggttggggttagggtttatgcttagggttaggggttatgtttagggttaggggttatggGTTAGGGGTTATTTTGTGACTCTTTCGAATGCTCACAGCGAGCCTACCGTAGAGTTCTATAGCGTCCAGTTGAGTTGCATGCAacccggccaatcacagccagaGAAGGGCGGGTCTTGGCGTGGTCATAGTAGGATTCGTAAATACGCTGCCAGAGTCCGAGTGGAGTGGAGAGCGCTCATTAAAGCCTTATGACCCCCAGGGGACGAAgagtcgtagtagtagtactagtagagTGTGGCTGCCTACCTCTCCTCCATTGACGTAGTCCAGGACAAAGTAGAGCTTCTCCGGGGTCTGGAAGGAGTAGTGGAGGCCCACCAGGAAGGGGTGCGTCAGGCTCTTCAGCAGGACGTTCCTCTCCGCCATGATGTTCTTTTGCTGCGATCAGCGGACACAAGACGGAGACAAGGTTCATGAGGCAACAGTCGGCCGGCCCAGACCCTTACTGGGTTATACCTGGTCTGTGTTATACCTGGTCTCTAACTGGGTTATACCTGGTCTGTGACTGTGTTGTACTGGTCTCTGACTGTGTTGCACCTGGTCTCTGACTGGGTTATACCTTAGGGGCATCCGGATCACCAGCAGCCAGTGATACTGGGTTGGTCGACTGATGAAGGTTGCGTAAGTAAGGTTACTGAATCAAATGACGCTCACGTCATCGCACTTTTAATTTGACGGTGACCCAGAGTACTTTGGATCGTTAGTGATCGGTGTCACTTTCAACTTAAAAGAGTTTCTGTTAAAgtatctctccctcctgctaGGAACCAAGACTCTCTCTCCTGTTAGGAACCAAGACTCTCTCCCCTGTTAGGAACCAAGACTCTCCCTCCTGCTAGGAACCAAGACTCTCCCTCCTGCTAGGAACCAAGACTCTCTTTTGTTAGGAACCAAGACTCTCCCTCCTGCTAGGAACCAAGACTCTCCCTCCTGCTAGGAACCAAGACTCTCTTTTGTTAGGAACCAAGACTCTCCCTCCTGTTAGGAACCAAGACTCCAGAGAGAGGCGTCTGGCACTCTGCCAGCAGGGTAACAACTCAAACACGACCTTTGGCATCAGGGCAGCGAAGCCAAAGCCTATTAGCAGCGCTGGTGCTGATACACCACTAATCTGGTGTGGTTGAACATGAAACCAGAGTGGCGCTGTATTCTGGTGACTGCGGTTGTTTAAGGTTTTATTGTTGCTTGGAAACGTGGAGCAGGTGTTGGTTGACTTGGTCCTGTGGTTTTATCGCGTAGAGATAAAGGAGGTGAATATAACAACACCATTTCTTTTCCGCATTGGAAACACGTGTGGGAGTAGAATCTACACAGTAGGCCGGCATGGAGAATAATTGGGTAATAAAAGTGTTACCCATAAAATGGTTAATACTTCATCATAACATTATGTCTCGAGTCATTTATAATCCT harbors:
- the sgk2a gene encoding serine/threonine-protein kinase Sgk2 isoform X1, with the translated sequence MALSNQRLPASTSGDEVNLGPSANPHARPTDFDFLAVIGKGTFGKVLLAKLKADNKFYAIKVLQKKVILKKKEQKNIMAERNVLLKSLTHPFLVGLHYSFQTPEKLYFVLDYVNGGELFFHLQRERCFSEPRARFYAAEVASAIGYLHSLNIVYRDLKPENILLDAQGHVVLTDFGLCKEGIEAESTTSTFCGTPEYLAPEVLRKQPYDRTVDWWCLGAVLYEMIYSLPPFYSRDISEMYDGILHKPLPLRPGKSEAVCALLVGLLQKDQNRRLGAIADFLEIKNHVFFAPINWDDLYHKRITPPYNPNVKGPADTQHIDPEFTREMVPSSVSRTPDFNASTSSNNAFNGFSFVSNEDSFL
- the sgk2a gene encoding serine/threonine-protein kinase Sgk2 isoform X2, yielding MALSNRLPASTSGDEVNLGPSANPHARPTDFDFLAVIGKGTFGKVLLAKLKADNKFYAIKVLQKKVILKKKEQKNIMAERNVLLKSLTHPFLVGLHYSFQTPEKLYFVLDYVNGGELFFHLQRERCFSEPRARFYAAEVASAIGYLHSLNIVYRDLKPENILLDAQGHVVLTDFGLCKEGIEAESTTSTFCGTPEYLAPEVLRKQPYDRTVDWWCLGAVLYEMIYSLPPFYSRDISEMYDGILHKPLPLRPGKSEAVCALLVGLLQKDQNRRLGAIADFLEIKNHVFFAPINWDDLYHKRITPPYNPNVKGPADTQHIDPEFTREMVPSSVSRTPDFNASTSSNNAFNGFSFVSNEDSFL